The following proteins come from a genomic window of Citrobacter europaeus:
- a CDS encoding MBL fold metallo-hydrolase → MKRLTVCVVVIMLIAAAASLPFVLNAGFGQAPQGAQLSQVEQSPHYRDGQFHNQVPTPGYTGNKGMLAAWWEFLVAKRENARPAQPLPLVATDLAGLAPLQDTLVWLGHSSWYLQLAGQRILIDPVFSNYAAPFSFLNKAFAGDYPWSAQTMPEIDLLIISHDHYDHLDLATIKALMPKIKRVITPLGVGSHLRYWGMRSEIIEERDWNQSVRVTDSLIVHVLPARHFSGRGIKRNQTLWASFMFETPEQNVYYSGDSGYGPHFKAIGEQFGSVDLAIMENGQYDQDWKFIHMMPEETAQAAADLHAKAVLPGHAGRFVLAKHTWDDPYKRLALASRHQDYRLLTPMLGEPVVLSEPDQPFTAWWQQATQ, encoded by the coding sequence ATGAAGCGTCTCACAGTTTGTGTGGTTGTTATTATGCTTATTGCCGCAGCTGCAAGTTTACCGTTTGTACTCAATGCCGGGTTTGGTCAGGCACCGCAAGGGGCACAACTGAGTCAGGTTGAACAGTCACCACACTATCGTGATGGACAGTTTCATAACCAGGTGCCGACACCGGGCTATACCGGCAACAAAGGTATGCTGGCGGCCTGGTGGGAGTTTCTGGTTGCAAAGCGTGAAAATGCGCGTCCGGCGCAGCCGTTACCGCTGGTGGCGACCGATCTCGCCGGGCTTGCGCCGCTGCAGGATACGCTGGTCTGGCTCGGCCACTCCTCGTGGTATTTACAGCTGGCGGGTCAGCGTATCTTGATTGATCCGGTGTTTAGCAATTATGCCGCACCGTTTTCATTCCTGAATAAAGCCTTCGCCGGAGATTATCCGTGGAGTGCGCAGACGATGCCGGAGATCGATCTGCTCATCATCTCGCACGATCACTATGACCATCTGGATCTCGCCACTATCAAGGCGCTAATGCCGAAAATTAAGCGGGTGATTACGCCGCTCGGCGTCGGATCGCATCTGCGTTACTGGGGGATGCGCAGCGAGATAATCGAAGAGCGCGACTGGAATCAGTCTGTCAGAGTGACGGATTCGCTGATCGTTCATGTGCTGCCTGCTCGTCATTTCTCGGGACGCGGTATCAAGCGCAACCAAACGCTATGGGCGAGCTTCATGTTCGAAACGCCGGAGCAGAACGTTTATTACAGTGGCGATTCCGGCTATGGACCGCATTTCAAAGCCATTGGCGAGCAGTTTGGCTCGGTTGACCTGGCGATTATGGAGAACGGTCAGTATGACCAGGACTGGAAGTTTATTCACATGATGCCGGAAGAGACGGCACAGGCCGCGGCAGATTTGCATGCGAAAGCCGTGTTGCCAGGGCATGCCGGCCGTTTCGTTCTGGCGAAACATACCTGGGATGATCCTTACAAACGACTGGCGCTTGCCAGCCGTCATCAGGATTACCGCCTGCTGACGCCCATGCTGGGTGAACCGGTAGTACTGTCCGAACCGGACCAACCGTTTACGGCCTGGTGGCAACAGGCGACTCAATGA
- a CDS encoding RamA family antibiotic efflux transcriptional regulator, producing the protein MTISAQVIDTIVEWIDDNLNQPLRIDDIARHAGYSKWHLQRLFMQYKGESLGRYIRERKLLLAARDLRDTDQKVYDICLKYGFDSQQTFTRIFTRTFSQPPGAYRKENHSRTH; encoded by the coding sequence ATGACGATTTCTGCTCAGGTAATTGATACGATTGTTGAATGGATTGATGATAATTTGAATCAGCCATTGCGCATTGATGATATTGCGCGCCATGCGGGATATTCCAAATGGCACCTGCAGCGTCTCTTTATGCAGTACAAAGGTGAAAGCCTCGGGCGTTACATCCGTGAGCGTAAGCTGCTGCTGGCGGCGCGCGATCTACGCGATACCGACCAGAAAGTGTACGACATTTGTTTGAAGTACGGATTTGATTCGCAGCAGACCTTTACGCGTATTTTCACCCGTACGTTCAGCCAGCCGCCGGGTGCTTATCGCAAAGAAAATCATAGCCGAACGCATTAA
- a CDS encoding DUF1158 domain-containing protein produces MKHPLESLMTVAGILLLAFLSCLLLPAPSLGLLLAQKVVTTFHLMDLNQFYTLLYCLWFLLLGVLEYLLLRFIWRRWFSLAD; encoded by the coding sequence ATGAAACATCCGCTTGAATCACTGATGACCGTCGCAGGGATCCTGCTGCTGGCTTTTTTGTCCTGCCTGCTGCTACCCGCCCCCTCGCTTGGCCTGCTGTTGGCGCAAAAGGTCGTCACCACCTTTCATCTGATGGATCTCAACCAGTTTTATACTTTGCTGTATTGCCTGTGGTTTTTACTGCTGGGGGTGCTTGAGTATTTGCTGTTGCGCTTCATCTGGCGGCGCTGGTTCTCGCTGGCGGATTAG
- a CDS encoding glutamate--cysteine ligase, whose amino-acid sequence MPLPDFHVSDPFTLGIELEMQVVNPPGYDLSQDSSRLIDAVKPLLTAGEVKHDITESMLEMATGVCRDIDQASAELSAMQQVISRVAAKHHLAICGGGTHPFQKWQRQEVCDDERYRRNLENFGYLIQQATVFGQHVHIGCANGDDAIYLLHGLSRFVPHFIALSAASPYMQTSDTRFACARLNIFSGFPDNGPMPWVNNWQEFEGLFRRLAYTSMIDSIKDLHWDIRPSPHFGTVEVRVMDTPLTLDHAVNMAGLIQATAHWLLTKRPFKHQERDYLLYKFNRFQACRFGMAGIVTDVNTGDGCRLSDDTLRLLENIATSADKVGATSAIEAIGLQVKNGHDEAQNMRDFVADGGSLSGLVKKHCEIWAGL is encoded by the coding sequence ATGCCACTACCCGATTTTCATGTTTCTGACCCTTTCACGTTAGGCATTGAGCTGGAAATGCAGGTAGTCAATCCTCCGGGCTACGACCTGAGCCAGGATTCTTCCCGGTTGATTGACGCCGTAAAGCCGCTGCTTACCGCCGGAGAAGTAAAGCACGATATCACGGAAAGTATGCTGGAGATGGCGACCGGGGTTTGTCGCGATATCGACCAGGCGAGTGCTGAATTATCCGCCATGCAGCAGGTAATCTCGCGGGTTGCTGCAAAGCATCACCTCGCCATCTGTGGTGGTGGTACGCATCCATTTCAAAAATGGCAACGTCAGGAAGTGTGCGATGACGAACGCTATCGACGCAACCTGGAAAATTTTGGCTATCTTATCCAGCAGGCGACAGTGTTCGGCCAGCATGTGCATATCGGCTGCGCAAACGGCGATGATGCCATTTATCTCCTGCACGGGCTGTCGCGGTTTGTTCCCCATTTTATTGCGCTCTCCGCCGCCTCACCTTATATGCAGACGTCCGACACGCGGTTTGCCTGCGCGCGACTAAATATATTCTCCGGATTTCCCGATAATGGCCCGATGCCATGGGTGAATAACTGGCAGGAATTCGAGGGGCTATTCCGTCGGCTGGCTTACACCAGCATGATTGACAGCATTAAAGATTTACACTGGGATATCCGCCCCAGCCCGCACTTTGGCACAGTAGAGGTTCGGGTAATGGATACGCCGCTGACCCTTGATCATGCAGTCAATATGGCAGGGCTTATTCAGGCTACCGCCCACTGGTTACTCACCAAACGCCCGTTCAAACACCAGGAGCGTGATTACCTGCTGTATAAATTCAACCGTTTCCAGGCTTGCCGCTTTGGTATGGCGGGAATCGTCACCGACGTCAACACCGGCGACGGCTGCCGCTTGTCAGATGACACATTGCGGCTACTGGAGAATATCGCTACCTCTGCAGATAAAGTGGGCGCGACCAGCGCGATTGAAGCTATAGGCCTGCAGGTTAAAAATGGTCATGATGAAGCACAAAATATGCGTGATTTCGTCGCCGACGGCGGGTCGTTGAGTGGTCTGGTGAAAAAGCATTGTGAGATTTGGGCAGGGTTGTAA
- a CDS encoding GNAT family N-acetyltransferase, with protein MPELNLYGQTVGDVVPGWNGAAVLPRETLTGQYCRLVPLDADSHAADLFDAYAQAPDDRDWTWLASSRPTSVEAAACWVQGKATDASLVPYAVIEQRSGRAVGLVCFMAIEREHGSVEIGHVTWSPRMKNTVLGTESIWLLLRQAFALGYRRVEWKCDSLNTASRRAAERLGFIFEGRFRQKIVRKGRNRDSDWLSMIDGEWPQCDAVLQRWLAADNFDENGRQRKTLAACSGE; from the coding sequence GTGCCGGAACTAAATCTTTATGGACAGACCGTCGGCGATGTTGTGCCGGGCTGGAATGGCGCCGCCGTGCTGCCACGGGAAACGCTTACAGGGCAATATTGTCGACTGGTTCCTCTGGATGCCGACAGCCATGCTGCCGATCTGTTTGATGCCTATGCGCAGGCACCGGACGATCGCGACTGGACCTGGCTTGCCAGCTCTCGCCCCACAAGCGTTGAGGCCGCAGCTTGCTGGGTTCAGGGGAAAGCTACTGATGCATCTCTGGTTCCCTATGCCGTCATTGAGCAGCGTTCCGGACGTGCCGTTGGACTAGTGTGCTTTATGGCGATTGAACGAGAGCACGGTTCGGTCGAAATTGGTCATGTGACCTGGTCACCGCGCATGAAAAATACGGTACTCGGCACCGAAAGTATCTGGCTGCTGCTGCGCCAGGCGTTTGCGTTGGGCTATCGTCGCGTGGAGTGGAAATGTGATTCCCTGAACACGGCTTCCCGTCGGGCGGCTGAGCGCCTTGGGTTTATCTTCGAAGGACGCTTTCGCCAGAAGATTGTGCGCAAGGGGCGTAATCGCGACAGCGACTGGTTATCGATGATTGACGGCGAATGGCCCCAGTGTGACGCCGTGTTACAGCGCTGGCTGGCTGCCGACAACTTTGATGAAAACGGCCGGCAACGAAAAACGCTGGCTGCCTGTAGCGGAGAATAA
- a CDS encoding SDR family oxidoreductase, with the protein MIAKDFAQQLFNLEGRVAFVTGAGSGIGQTIACALASAGAHVVCFDLREDGGLNATVDTITSIGAQAALYTGDVRQLSDLRAAVALAKERFGRLDIAVNAAGIANANPALEMESEQWQRVIDINLTGVWNSCKAEAELMLESGGGSIINIASMSGIIVNRGLEQAHYNSAKAGVIHLSKSLAMEWIGKGIRVNSISPGYTATPMNTRPEMVHQTREFESQTPIQRMAKVEEMAGPALFLASDAASFCTGVDLVVDGGFICW; encoded by the coding sequence ATGATTGCAAAAGATTTTGCTCAACAACTGTTTAATCTTGAGGGGCGCGTCGCTTTTGTTACTGGCGCAGGCAGCGGCATCGGTCAGACTATCGCCTGCGCACTCGCCAGCGCGGGCGCACACGTAGTCTGTTTTGATTTGCGCGAAGACGGCGGGCTGAACGCGACCGTTGATACTATTACCTCTATTGGCGCCCAGGCTGCGCTCTATACGGGTGATGTCCGTCAGCTTAGCGACCTTCGCGCCGCGGTAGCCCTGGCGAAGGAACGCTTTGGTCGTCTGGATATTGCGGTCAATGCCGCAGGCATTGCCAACGCCAACCCAGCGCTGGAAATGGAAAGCGAGCAGTGGCAACGCGTTATCGACATTAACCTCACTGGCGTGTGGAATTCCTGTAAAGCCGAAGCGGAACTGATGCTGGAATCCGGTGGTGGCTCGATTATTAACATCGCATCCATGTCCGGAATTATTGTTAACCGAGGTCTTGAACAAGCCCATTACAATAGCGCTAAGGCTGGGGTCATTCATCTGTCAAAAAGCCTGGCGATGGAGTGGATTGGAAAAGGGATCCGCGTGAATTCTATCAGCCCTGGATATACCGCCACGCCGATGAACACTCGACCGGAAATGGTTCATCAGACGCGGGAGTTTGAAAGCCAGACGCCGATTCAGCGCATGGCAAAAGTGGAAGAGATGGCGGGCCCGGCACTCTTTCTGGCCAGCGATGCTGCTTCATTTTGCACCGGTGTAGACCTGGTTGTAGATGGTGGATTTATCTGTTGGTAA
- a CDS encoding SDR family oxidoreductase produces MQRDFHGKTIVITGACRGIGAGIAERFARDGANLVMVSNAERVHETAEQLRQRYQADILSLQVDVTNEAQVQSLYEQAAARFGTIDVSIQNAGVITIDYFDRMPKADFEKVLAVNTTGVWLCCREAAKYMVKQNQGCLINTSSGQGRQGFIYTPHYAASKMGVIGITQSLAHELAPWNITVNAFCPGIIESEMWDYNDRVWGEILSTDEKRYGKGELMAEWVKGIPMKRAGKPEDVAGLVAFLASDDARYLTGQTINIDGGLIMS; encoded by the coding sequence ATGCAACGTGATTTTCATGGTAAGACAATTGTCATCACTGGTGCTTGTCGAGGGATTGGCGCAGGTATCGCCGAACGTTTTGCCCGCGACGGCGCAAATCTGGTGATGGTATCTAATGCAGAGCGCGTCCACGAAACAGCGGAACAGCTTCGTCAGCGCTATCAGGCAGATATTTTATCTTTGCAGGTGGATGTCACCAATGAAGCGCAGGTGCAATCTCTGTACGAGCAGGCCGCAGCGCGCTTTGGCACCATTGATGTCTCAATTCAAAACGCGGGTGTTATCACCATCGACTATTTCGACCGCATGCCGAAAGCAGATTTCGAAAAAGTCCTCGCCGTAAATACCACTGGCGTATGGCTCTGCTGCCGGGAAGCCGCAAAATATATGGTTAAGCAAAACCAGGGCTGCCTGATTAATACCTCTTCCGGTCAGGGACGTCAGGGTTTCATCTATACCCCACACTACGCCGCCAGCAAGATGGGCGTAATTGGCATTACGCAAAGTCTGGCCCATGAGTTAGCGCCATGGAATATCACCGTCAACGCCTTTTGCCCGGGGATAATCGAAAGCGAAATGTGGGATTACAACGATCGTGTCTGGGGCGAGATTCTCAGTACAGATGAAAAACGCTATGGCAAAGGTGAACTGATGGCGGAATGGGTTAAAGGCATCCCAATGAAACGCGCGGGCAAACCTGAAGATGTCGCCGGGCTGGTCGCTTTTCTCGCCTCTGACGATGCGCGTTATCTCACCGGACAAACCATCAACATCGATGGCGGCCTGATTATGTCTTAA
- a CDS encoding ABC transporter permease has protein sequence MNQKYMIYMYLLKARTFIALLLVIAFFSVMVPNFLTTSNLLIMTQHVAITGLLAIGMTLVILTGGIDLSVGAVAGICGMVAGALLTNGLPIWGGNIIFFNVPEVIICVALFGVVVGFVNGAVITRFGVAPFICTLGMMYVARGSALLFNDGSTYPNLNGMDALGNTGFATLGSGTLLGIYLPIWLMIAFLLLGYWVTTKTPLGRYIYAIGGNESAARLAGVPIVKAKIFVYAFSGLCAAFVGLIVASQLQTAHPMTGNMFEMDAIGATVLGGTALAGGRGRVSGSIIGAFVIVFLADGMVMMGVSDFWQMVIKGVVIVTAVVVDQFQQKLQNKVILMRRHDEKLAAAPSVNTVSS, from the coding sequence ATGAACCAGAAATATATGATTTATATGTACCTGCTGAAGGCCAGAACGTTTATCGCACTGCTGCTGGTTATCGCATTCTTTAGCGTGATGGTACCTAATTTCCTGACCACCTCTAACCTGTTGATCATGACCCAGCACGTCGCCATCACAGGCTTACTGGCAATTGGTATGACGCTGGTGATACTGACTGGCGGTATCGATCTGTCCGTCGGGGCGGTAGCGGGTATTTGCGGTATGGTTGCAGGCGCCTTGCTTACCAACGGTCTGCCCATCTGGGGTGGCAACATCATCTTCTTCAACGTACCAGAGGTCATAATCTGTGTTGCCCTCTTCGGCGTTGTCGTTGGTTTTGTCAACGGTGCCGTCATCACCCGTTTCGGCGTTGCACCGTTTATCTGTACGCTCGGCATGATGTACGTTGCCAGAGGGTCTGCTCTTCTGTTTAACGACGGCAGCACTTACCCAAATCTGAACGGCATGGACGCGCTGGGCAATACCGGTTTTGCCACGCTGGGTTCAGGTACTTTGTTGGGGATTTATCTTCCTATCTGGCTGATGATTGCCTTCCTGTTGCTGGGCTACTGGGTAACCACCAAAACCCCATTAGGCCGCTACATCTACGCGATTGGAGGGAACGAATCCGCCGCACGTCTGGCGGGTGTCCCTATCGTAAAAGCGAAGATCTTTGTCTACGCCTTCTCCGGTCTGTGTGCCGCTTTTGTTGGGCTGATTGTGGCTTCACAACTGCAAACCGCACATCCGATGACCGGCAACATGTTTGAGATGGATGCCATTGGCGCAACTGTGCTGGGTGGAACTGCCCTCGCGGGAGGACGTGGACGTGTCTCCGGCTCCATTATCGGTGCCTTCGTAATTGTCTTCCTCGCCGATGGCATGGTGATGATGGGCGTCAGCGACTTCTGGCAAATGGTCATCAAAGGTGTGGTTATCGTCACCGCCGTTGTTGTCGATCAGTTCCAGCAAAAGCTGCAGAACAAAGTCATTCTGATGCGTCGCCACGACGAAAAGCTGGCGGCAGCACCCTCAGTAAATACCGTATCCAGTTAA
- a CDS encoding sugar ABC transporter ATP-binding protein: MQQQDIVTPHSVESEVIIETHDLSRVYPGVVALDSVNYRVYRNKVNVLIGENGAGKSTMMKMLAGVESPSSGHIIMDGTPVTLNSTHQAEKLGISIIFQELNLFPNMNVMDNIFMANEFFQKGKINEKYQYALAKSLLERLELDVDPYTPLEELGIGHQQLVEIARALSKDTRVLIMDEPTSALSQSEVKVLFNVIEQLKRRGVTIIYISHRLEELMEIGDYITIFRDGRFISERPVNDASIPWIIEQMVGDKKKHFDYQPAPKGETVLSVQGLTALHPSGGYKLNDVTFSLSKGEVIGIYGLLGAGRTELFKGLVGLMPCQSGSVQLNGECIDKAHFQSRLKKGLALVPEDRQGEGVVQMMSIQSNMTLSDFSLQGFRRAWKWLNPHKEQASVKAMIQQLAIKVSDPELPITSLSGGNQQKVVLGKALMTQPQVVFLDEPTRGIDVGAKTDVYHLIGKMAQQGLAVMFSSSELDEVMALADRILVMADGRITADVPRHAVTREALIAASTPQD, encoded by the coding sequence ATGCAGCAGCAAGATATCGTCACTCCTCATTCCGTCGAATCTGAAGTTATTATCGAAACACACGATTTATCGCGTGTTTACCCTGGGGTAGTGGCGTTAGATAGCGTCAACTATCGGGTATATCGGAATAAAGTAAACGTGCTGATCGGAGAAAATGGTGCGGGTAAGTCCACCATGATGAAAATGCTTGCTGGTGTCGAAAGCCCTTCTTCCGGGCACATTATTATGGATGGCACACCCGTTACATTAAATTCGACCCATCAGGCCGAAAAACTGGGTATCAGTATTATTTTTCAGGAGTTGAATTTATTCCCAAACATGAATGTCATGGATAATATTTTCATGGCAAACGAGTTTTTTCAGAAAGGGAAAATCAACGAAAAATACCAATACGCTCTGGCAAAATCCTTACTGGAAAGACTCGAACTGGATGTTGATCCGTATACGCCACTGGAAGAATTAGGGATCGGTCATCAGCAACTGGTCGAGATTGCGCGTGCGCTCTCCAAAGATACCCGTGTTTTAATCATGGATGAACCAACCTCCGCCCTCAGCCAGTCTGAGGTGAAAGTGTTGTTTAACGTCATTGAGCAACTCAAGCGACGCGGCGTCACCATCATCTATATATCCCACCGTCTGGAAGAGTTGATGGAAATTGGTGATTACATCACGATTTTCCGCGACGGCCGTTTTATCAGTGAACGTCCAGTCAATGATGCCAGTATTCCGTGGATCATTGAACAAATGGTAGGTGATAAGAAAAAACATTTTGATTATCAACCCGCACCAAAAGGTGAAACGGTTCTATCCGTACAGGGTCTCACAGCCCTTCATCCGAGCGGCGGCTATAAGCTTAATGACGTGACATTTAGCCTCAGTAAAGGCGAAGTCATCGGAATCTATGGTCTGCTGGGCGCAGGACGAACTGAACTGTTCAAAGGCCTGGTGGGACTCATGCCCTGCCAGAGTGGGAGCGTGCAGCTTAACGGCGAATGCATTGATAAAGCCCATTTTCAGTCACGTCTTAAAAAGGGGCTGGCGCTGGTGCCTGAAGACCGACAGGGTGAAGGCGTTGTTCAGATGATGTCGATTCAGTCCAACATGACGCTGTCTGACTTCAGCCTGCAAGGCTTTCGCCGTGCCTGGAAATGGCTGAACCCGCACAAAGAGCAGGCCAGTGTGAAGGCAATGATCCAGCAACTGGCTATCAAAGTGAGCGATCCCGAATTGCCTATCACCTCATTAAGCGGCGGTAATCAGCAAAAAGTGGTGCTGGGTAAGGCATTGATGACGCAACCGCAGGTGGTTTTCCTTGACGAACCTACCCGAGGCATTGATGTGGGCGCGAAAACCGACGTGTATCACCTTATTGGCAAAATGGCGCAGCAAGGGCTGGCGGTGATGTTCTCTTCATCAGAGCTGGACGAAGTGATGGCGCTGGCGGACCGTATTCTGGTGATGGCCGATGGCCGAATCACCGCTGATGTCCCCCGTCATGCGGTCACCCGCGAGGCATTAATCGCGGCTTCTACACCTCAAGATTAA
- a CDS encoding DUF2291 domain-containing protein — MSKKAWLALVVLTVGGCRIVSQQELADLKSPPNPHMANIDQTWQNKIVPQIVGQARPVADLLMALQAEKDFDSACKNLGYRSQEENPCIFYVQVEGKISNLDTASRNGKMTIADKSGNNIIVQIGPTLRGTQLRDAFKGASYSDFNDQVLFGEYGRGINEQAIKMIQSAQLKTGESVHVYGVFSEWEIPGSIPDITPAKIESVGGQ, encoded by the coding sequence ATGTCTAAAAAAGCCTGGCTTGCGCTGGTCGTGTTGACCGTGGGAGGATGCCGCATCGTCTCGCAGCAGGAACTTGCGGACCTCAAGTCGCCACCGAATCCACACATGGCCAATATAGATCAAACGTGGCAAAACAAAATTGTCCCGCAAATTGTCGGGCAGGCTCGTCCGGTGGCTGATTTACTGATGGCCTTGCAAGCTGAAAAAGATTTTGATAGCGCCTGTAAAAACCTCGGCTATCGTTCCCAGGAAGAGAATCCCTGCATTTTTTACGTACAAGTTGAGGGAAAAATTAGCAATCTGGATACCGCCTCTCGCAATGGGAAAATGACTATCGCCGATAAAAGCGGCAACAACATTATTGTACAGATTGGTCCGACGCTACGCGGCACACAATTACGCGATGCCTTTAAAGGCGCAAGTTATAGTGATTTCAATGACCAGGTATTATTTGGTGAATATGGTCGGGGAATTAACGAACAAGCAATAAAGATGATCCAATCTGCGCAGCTTAAAACCGGCGAGTCAGTACACGTTTATGGTGTTTTTTCTGAGTGGGAGATTCCAGGATCCATCCCGGATATTACACCAGCGAAAATTGAATCTGTAGGAGGACAATAG
- a CDS encoding D-ribose ABC transporter substrate-binding protein — MKLRLTLLTAATLTALSFTAHAAEKGTIMIMVNSLDNPYYASEAKGASEKAQELGYKTTILSHSEDVKKQNELIDTAIGKKVQGIVLDNADSTASVAAIEKAKKAGIPVILINREIPVDDVALVQITHNNFQAGSEVANIFVEKMGEKGKYAELTCNLADNNCVTRSKSFHQVIDQFPDMVSVARQDAKGTLIDGKRIMDSILQAHPDVKGIICGNGPVALGAIAALKAANRSDVVVVGIDGSNDERDAVKAGTLQATVMLQAQAIAAQGVTDLDNYLQKGIKPEKQRVMFRGILITKENADKVQDFNIKS; from the coding sequence ATGAAATTACGTTTAACGCTGTTAACTGCTGCAACCCTGACTGCTTTGTCTTTTACTGCTCATGCAGCGGAAAAAGGGACAATCATGATTATGGTGAATTCACTGGATAATCCGTATTACGCCTCAGAAGCAAAAGGTGCCAGTGAAAAAGCCCAGGAACTGGGCTACAAAACCACAATTTTGTCGCACAGTGAAGATGTGAAAAAACAGAATGAATTGATTGATACAGCAATCGGCAAAAAAGTCCAGGGTATCGTTCTGGATAATGCAGATTCAACGGCCAGCGTCGCGGCAATTGAAAAAGCGAAAAAAGCTGGAATCCCCGTCATATTAATCAACCGTGAAATTCCCGTTGATGATGTTGCACTGGTGCAAATTACCCACAATAACTTCCAGGCTGGTTCCGAAGTTGCAAATATTTTCGTCGAGAAGATGGGCGAAAAAGGTAAATATGCTGAACTGACGTGTAACCTTGCCGATAATAATTGTGTTACGCGCTCCAAATCCTTCCACCAGGTTATCGATCAGTTCCCGGATATGGTTAGTGTTGCCAGACAGGATGCCAAAGGTACGCTTATCGACGGTAAACGTATTATGGACAGCATCCTACAAGCTCACCCGGACGTGAAAGGTATTATCTGCGGTAACGGTCCAGTAGCACTGGGCGCTATTGCTGCATTAAAAGCGGCGAACCGCAGCGACGTGGTCGTGGTCGGTATCGACGGCAGCAACGACGAACGTGATGCGGTGAAGGCTGGCACTCTACAGGCAACCGTCATGCTCCAGGCACAGGCTATCGCAGCACAAGGGGTTACCGATCTGGATAACTACCTGCAAAAAGGCATAAAACCAGAAAAACAACGCGTCATGTTCCGCGGAATTCTTATCACTAAAGAAAACGCAGATAAAGTACAGGATTTCAATATCAAGTCCTGA